In Streptomyces chartreusis, the following proteins share a genomic window:
- a CDS encoding helix-turn-helix domain-containing protein, with product MSAGLADNVRKYRRQQGWSQERLAEESALSLSTVRKVEQGGHVSMDTLASLAGALGVETSALFASEAPEPVLGQQDEANRRNLAELRRALMPPVGLSAPLAAPAEAVEPSAIRQGVQDAHALYQADRYSSVARALPGLLRSSEAAAGILQGEEQQQALIARAHALLLAGKYLTQVRQYDMAYFALAEAIRLARETGQTQLAATGVVGLCWLLLRQDRFDESETLAAQTATDIEPRMSEATPAQLAVWGELWLRVAAAARRNNRPDMAKHARRMAGTAGGAIEREHTDFPTHWSAFGPVTAEAKAVEDLALIGDARGVLRRADDGPLSPKAVKNFGRLSTNNYGRHRLDVARAHTLLGSHQDAMDELVNLRETANVWLTHQPIARRVMADILKTRKRTLTEEMRSMAAHLGVAG from the coding sequence ATGTCCGCAGGGTTGGCAGACAACGTCCGCAAGTACCGGCGCCAGCAGGGTTGGAGCCAAGAGCGGTTGGCCGAAGAATCGGCCCTCTCGCTGAGCACAGTGCGCAAGGTCGAGCAGGGCGGGCACGTCAGCATGGACACGCTTGCCTCGCTCGCTGGTGCGCTGGGAGTCGAGACCTCTGCCTTATTCGCCAGCGAGGCGCCCGAGCCCGTACTCGGCCAGCAGGATGAGGCGAACCGCAGGAACCTCGCAGAGCTGCGCCGTGCCCTCATGCCCCCTGTTGGCCTCTCTGCGCCCCTGGCAGCACCCGCTGAGGCTGTGGAGCCATCGGCCATCCGCCAGGGCGTACAGGACGCACACGCGCTCTATCAGGCGGACCGGTACTCATCCGTCGCACGTGCGCTACCCGGCTTGCTGCGCTCGTCTGAGGCGGCTGCCGGAATCCTTCAGGGCGAAGAGCAGCAGCAAGCCTTGATCGCCCGTGCACATGCTCTGCTGCTCGCTGGCAAGTACCTGACCCAGGTGCGGCAATACGACATGGCTTACTTCGCGCTCGCTGAGGCGATCCGGCTTGCTCGCGAGACTGGCCAAACTCAGTTGGCAGCAACGGGAGTTGTGGGCTTGTGCTGGCTGCTGCTGAGGCAGGATCGATTCGACGAGTCAGAGACGCTCGCAGCGCAGACGGCTACGGACATTGAGCCGCGTATGTCCGAGGCGACTCCCGCGCAACTCGCTGTGTGGGGTGAGCTGTGGCTTCGCGTCGCTGCTGCTGCTCGTCGGAACAACCGGCCGGACATGGCCAAGCATGCACGCCGGATGGCTGGCACTGCCGGGGGCGCGATCGAGCGGGAACACACCGACTTCCCCACGCATTGGTCAGCGTTTGGCCCTGTCACCGCTGAGGCCAAAGCCGTTGAGGATCTCGCGCTGATCGGCGATGCCCGGGGCGTTCTGCGGCGTGCCGACGATGGCCCCCTGAGCCCCAAGGCTGTGAAGAACTTCGGCCGGCTCAGTACGAACAACTACGGCCGCCATCGGCTCGACGTAGCCCGTGCACACACGCTGCTCGGCTCCCACCAGGACGCCATGGATGAGCTAGTGAACCTGCGTGAGACGGCCAATGTGTGGCTGACTCATCAGCCCATAGCACGGCGCGTGATGGCGGACATTCTGAAGACTCGCAAGCGCACGCTGACCGAGGAAATGCGGAGTATGGCCGCTCACCTCGGCGTTGCTGGCTGA